One window from the genome of Panthera leo isolate Ple1 chromosome D3, P.leo_Ple1_pat1.1, whole genome shotgun sequence encodes:
- the LOC122203930 gene encoding 60S ribosomal protein L21-like, translating into MTNTKGKRRATRYMFSRPFRKHGVVPLATYMQIYKKGDIVDIKGMGTVQKGMPHKCYHGKTGRIYNVTQHAVGIVVNKQVKGKILAKRINVRIEHIKHSKSRDSFLKRVKENDKKKKEAKEKCTWVQLKRQPAPPREAHFVRTNGKEPELLEPIPYEFMA; encoded by the coding sequence ATGAccaacacaaagggaaagaggagagctaCTCGCTATATGTTCTCTAGgccttttagaaaacatggagTTGTTCCTTTGGCAACATACATGCAAATCTACAAGAAAGGTGATATTGTGGACATCAAGGGAATGGGCACTGTTCAAAAAGGAATGCCCCACAAATGTTACCATGGCAAAACTGGAAGAATCTACAATGTTACCCAACATGCTGTTGGCATTGTTGTAAACAAACAAGTTAAGGGCAAGATTCTTGCTAAGAGAATTAATGTACGTATTGAGCACATTAAGCATTCAAAGAGCCGAGACAGCTTCCTGAAGCgtgtgaaggaaaatgataagaaaaagaaggaagccaaggagaaaTGTACTTGGGTTCAACTGAAGCgccagcctgccccacccagagAAGCACACTTTGTGAGAACCAATGGAAAGGAGCCTGAGCTGTTGGAACCCATTCCCTATGAATTCATGGCATga